One window of the Archaeoglobus sulfaticallidus PM70-1 genome contains the following:
- a CDS encoding acyl-CoA dehydrogenase family protein: MVDFTFTEEQEDIRRAAREFAEKEFTIELAQECDREEKYPRELVKKCAKLGFHAVSLPEEYGGGGYGPIEQMIVMEEFSAVNPGLALACLTPIFGVEILLYHGSEEQKEEWIPKLCSGDAIMGMANTEPDCGSDSASIKTRAVLDGDEWVINGTKQFITNGTVADFILVTAKTREVDWKERHKAMSYFIVETNREGYKATKIRGKLGIRASDTAEISLSNVRVPKSNLVGEEGKGFYYMMEFFDRSRVWVAAQGVGIAKGALKLAVEYVKQRKAFGVPISNFQFIQFKLAELATKIEAARTLTYRAAAVMIEKGKPDPMLSSMAKWYAGEVAVETCDWALQFHGGYGYIDEYPINEFYRDAKITEIYEGTKEIEKLIVARNLLTMKF, encoded by the coding sequence ATGGTGGATTTTACTTTTACTGAGGAGCAGGAAGACATCAGAAGGGCCGCAAGGGAGTTTGCTGAGAAGGAATTTACCATAGAACTCGCTCAGGAGTGTGACAGAGAGGAGAAATATCCAAGAGAGCTGGTCAAGAAATGCGCAAAGCTCGGTTTTCATGCCGTAAGCCTGCCGGAAGAATATGGCGGTGGAGGTTACGGGCCGATAGAGCAGATGATAGTGATGGAGGAGTTCTCTGCAGTAAATCCTGGACTGGCTCTGGCTTGTTTAACTCCAATATTCGGTGTGGAGATTCTGCTGTATCATGGAAGTGAGGAGCAGAAGGAAGAGTGGATTCCGAAGCTCTGCAGTGGAGATGCTATAATGGGTATGGCCAATACTGAACCAGACTGTGGAAGCGATTCAGCAAGCATAAAAACCAGAGCAGTTCTCGATGGGGATGAGTGGGTCATAAACGGAACGAAGCAGTTCATAACAAACGGAACCGTAGCTGATTTTATTCTCGTGACGGCAAAAACGAGAGAGGTTGACTGGAAGGAAAGGCATAAGGCCATGTCATACTTCATTGTCGAAACGAACAGAGAGGGTTACAAGGCAACGAAGATAAGGGGCAAGCTCGGAATAAGGGCAAGCGACACGGCCGAGATCAGCCTCAGCAATGTAAGGGTTCCGAAGAGCAACCTCGTTGGAGAGGAGGGCAAAGGATTCTACTACATGATGGAGTTCTTCGACAGATCGAGGGTGTGGGTTGCAGCTCAGGGAGTTGGAATTGCCAAGGGGGCTTTAAAGCTTGCAGTAGAGTATGTAAAGCAGAGAAAGGCCTTTGGTGTGCCTATATCCAACTTCCAGTTCATACAGTTCAAACTCGCCGAACTGGCAACGAAGATAGAGGCTGCGAGAACCCTTACCTACAGAGCGGCAGCCGTTATGATCGAAAAAGGAAAGCCAGACCCAATGTTATCCTCGATGGCCAAGTGGTATGCCGGAGAGGTTGCAGTTGAGACATGCGACTGGGCACTGCAGTTCCATGGTGGCTATGGTTACATCGATGAGTACCCGATAAACGAGTTCTACAGAGATGCCAAGATAACAGAGATCTACGAGGGAACAAAGGAAATCGAAAAGCTGATCGTGGCAAGGAATCTGCTCACAATGAAGTTCTAA
- a CDS encoding thiolase domain-containing protein translates to MSENVAVIGVGHSKFGSRKDVNIPELAWESIKPALDSANIEQKDIDFFVVGNAGVWSSEAAIPALMAEYADLAPKGSMRVEAACATGNAAIRVGYQAIKSGEADVVLVLGIEKMQESPNPTVIELIGRFGSYFWEFENFGLTFPGYYALHGTAYMMKYGATEEDYARVAVKNHYYGAKNPYAQFQKEVTIEKVMEPKYVAWPFKLFDCSPITDGSACVILASEEFAKDVEDKIWIHSQGVGTGTANLSRRSDFTSLESARYAAELAYKRAGIDMDAPYKYLDGANVHDCFTAPEIIAYEDLRFAKRGEGVQLIRDEQTYIGGRIPVNVDGGLKAKGHPIGATGVSQAVEAYKQLLSKAEPGRQAEIKHGRWLAHNVGGTGHYSYVTIYGLEKLKK, encoded by the coding sequence ATGTCAGAAAATGTGGCTGTTATAGGTGTTGGGCATTCTAAGTTTGGTTCAAGAAAAGATGTGAACATACCAGAACTTGCCTGGGAATCAATAAAACCAGCTCTTGATAGCGCTAATATCGAACAGAAGGACATCGATTTCTTTGTTGTTGGAAACGCTGGCGTATGGAGCAGTGAGGCTGCAATTCCAGCTCTCATGGCAGAATATGCCGACCTGGCACCAAAAGGTTCAATGAGGGTTGAGGCTGCATGTGCAACCGGTAATGCTGCAATAAGGGTAGGTTATCAGGCTATAAAGAGCGGTGAAGCTGATGTTGTACTCGTGCTTGGAATTGAGAAGATGCAGGAGTCTCCAAATCCGACAGTTATCGAGCTGATTGGAAGGTTCGGTAGCTACTTCTGGGAATTTGAGAACTTCGGACTCACATTTCCCGGATACTATGCCCTTCACGGTACCGCATACATGATGAAGTATGGAGCTACTGAGGAGGATTACGCGAGGGTTGCTGTTAAGAACCACTACTATGGCGCGAAGAACCCATACGCGCAGTTTCAGAAGGAGGTTACGATTGAGAAGGTTATGGAGCCCAAGTATGTTGCCTGGCCGTTCAAGCTCTTTGACTGCTCACCAATAACTGATGGCAGTGCCTGTGTCATACTCGCGAGCGAGGAGTTCGCCAAGGATGTTGAGGACAAGATCTGGATCCACAGCCAGGGAGTTGGTACCGGGACTGCTAACCTGAGCAGGAGGAGCGACTTCACATCGCTTGAGTCCGCCAGGTATGCTGCAGAGCTTGCCTACAAGAGGGCTGGAATCGACATGGATGCTCCGTACAAGTACCTCGATGGAGCAAATGTTCACGACTGCTTTACAGCTCCAGAAATCATAGCCTACGAAGACCTGAGGTTTGCCAAGAGGGGAGAGGGTGTTCAGCTTATAAGGGATGAGCAGACATACATTGGAGGTAGAATTCCTGTTAATGTTGATGGTGGTCTGAAAGCCAAGGGACACCCGATTGGTGCTACTGGCGTTAGTCAGGCTGTCGAGGCATACAAGCAGTTGCTGAGCAAGGCAGAGCCCGGCAGACAGGCAGAGATCAAGCACGGCAGGTGGCTGGCACATAATGTTGGTGGAACAGGACACTACTCGTATGTAACGATTTACGGACTTGAGAAGTTGAAGAAGTAG
- a CDS encoding Zn-ribbon domain-containing OB-fold protein — protein sequence MDEKLENHIEQYGFPIVPDEKSGALQWIDMRELRVKFIISVEKIKPFFEGLKEGKLLATKCKKCGRLFFPPQKDCPSCRTDEMDWVELSKEGQLETLTVLFVRPPSFANYDPYTVAIAKLDDGPRITAWLKGDPTKARPGMKVRVEVSKRKEGYYMYELVPVE from the coding sequence ATGGATGAGAAATTGGAGAACCATATTGAGCAGTACGGATTCCCGATAGTCCCAGATGAGAAGAGCGGGGCTCTCCAGTGGATCGATATGAGAGAGCTCAGGGTTAAGTTCATCATATCGGTGGAAAAAATAAAGCCGTTCTTCGAGGGTCTGAAGGAGGGCAAGCTCCTTGCAACAAAATGCAAGAAGTGTGGGAGGCTATTCTTCCCACCTCAGAAGGACTGTCCATCCTGCAGGACGGATGAGATGGACTGGGTTGAACTCTCCAAGGAAGGACAGCTTGAAACGCTTACAGTGCTGTTTGTGAGACCCCCGTCATTCGCGAACTACGATCCATACACTGTTGCAATAGCCAAGCTTGATGATGGACCGAGAATAACGGCCTGGCTTAAAGGAGACCCAACCAAAGCAAGGCCGGGCATGAAGGTAAGGGTGGAGGTCTCAAAGAGGAAGGAAGGCTACTACATGTATGAGCTCGTGCCGGTAGAATAA